From Vitis vinifera cultivar Pinot Noir 40024 chromosome 14, ASM3070453v1, a single genomic window includes:
- the LOC100252034 gene encoding putative pentatricopeptide repeat-containing protein At1g12700, mitochondrial — translation MKMMMTRATMATIAFSSPGSGTCMLSLPPHFLSSSHNTFHSKSLNFNTLDDALSSFNRMLHMHPPPSIADFTKLLISITKMKHYSTVLSLSHQMDSFGIPPNIYTLNILINSFCHLQRLGFAFSVLAKILKLGHQPNIATFNTLIRGLCVEGKIGEVLHLFDKMIGEGFQPNVVTYGTLINGLCKVGSTSAAIRLLRSMEQGNCQPDVVVYTSIIDSLCKDRQVTQAFNLFSEMIHQGISPSIFTYNSLIHALCNLCEWKHVTALLNEMVNSKIMPNVVIFSTVVDALCKEGKVMEAHDVVDMMIKRGVEPNVVTYNALMDGHCLRSEMDEAVKVFDTMVCKGFAPDVVSYSTLINGYCKIQRIEKAMYLFEEMCRKELIPNTVTYSTLMHGLCHVGRLQDAIALFHEMVTRGQIPDFVSYCILLDYLCKNRRLDEAIALLKAIEGSNMDPDIQIYTIVIDGMCRAGELEAARDLFSNLSSKGLHPNVWTYTIMINGLCQQGLLAEASKLFGEMKRKGYSPNGCTYNLITRGFLRNNETLRGIQLLQEMLARGFSADVSTSTVLVEMLSDDGLDQSVKQILSEFLQ, via the coding sequence atgaagatgatgatgacaaGGGCGACAATGGCGACCATCGCTTTTTCTTCTCCTGGTTCCGGTACATGCATGCTTTCTCTTCCTCCTCATTTCTTGTCTTCATCGCATAATACCTTTCATTCCAAATCGCTGAATTTTAATACCCTGGATGATGCCCTCTCTTCTTTTAATCGGATGCTTCATATGCATCCTCCTCCCTCTATTGCTGATTTCACTAAACTGTTAATCTCCATCACTAAAATGAAACACTACTCCACTGTGCTTTCTCTTTCTCACCAAATGGATTCTTTTGGAATTCCACCCAACATTTACACTCTTAACATCCTCATTAACTCTTTCTGCCATTTGCAACGGTTGGGTTTCGCTTTCTCCGTTTTAGCCAAAATCCTCAAACTTGGGCATCAACCCAATATTGCAACCTTCAACACTCTGATTAGGGGGCTCTGTGTTGAGGGTAAAATCGGTGAAGTCCTCCACTTGTTTGATAAAATGATTGGGGAAGGTTTTCAACCCAACGTAGTTACATATGGAACATTGATAAATGGGTTATGCAAAGTGGGCAGCACTAGTGCCGCTATCAGGTTGCTTAGAAGCATGGAACAAGGAAATTGTCAGCCTGATGTAGTTGTTTATACCTCCATCATTGATAGCCTTTGTAAGGACAGACAAGTAACCCAAGCTTTCAACCTTTTCTCTGAGATGATCCATCAAGGCATTTCACCTAGCATTTTTACTTACAACTCATTAATTCACGCACTATGTAATTTATGTGAGTGGAAACATGTCACAGCACTGCTTAATGAAATGGTAAATAGCAAGATAATGCCAAATGTAGTTATCTTTAGTACAGTGGTGGATGCACTCTGTAAAGAAGGAAAGGTCATGGAAGCACATGATGTAGTCGATATGATGATTAAAAGAGGTGTGGAGCCTAATGTAGTCACCTACAATGCATTGATGGATGGACACTGTTTGCGTTCTGAAATGGATGAGGCGGTTAAAGTATTTGATACAATGGTTTGTAAGGGATTTGCCCCTGATGTTGTCAGTTATAGCACCTTGATCAATGGTTATTGCAAGATTCAAAGGATAGAAAAGGCCATGTATCTCTTTGAAGAAATGTGTCGAAAAGAATTGATTCCTAACACTGTGACTTACAGCACTCTTATGCATGGCCTATGCCATGTGGGAAGACTCCAGGATGCAATAGCACTTTTTCATGAGATGGTAACTCGCGGCCAAATTCCAGATTTTGTCTCTTACTGTATTTTATTGGACTATCTATGCAAAAATCGTCGTCTTGATGAAGCTATAGCTTTGCTGAAAGCTATTGAAGGTAGTAATATGGATCCTGATATACAAATTTATACTATTGTCATCGATGGCATGTGTAGGGCTGGTGAACTTGAGGCTGCAAGGGATCTCTTTTCCAATCTCTCCTCCAAAGGTTTACATCCTAATGTTTGGACTTATACCATAATGATAAATGGGCTTTGTCAACAAGGGTTATTGGCTGAGGCAAGTAAGTTATTTGGGGAAATGAAGAGGAAGGGCTACTCCCCAAATGGTTGCACTTATAATTTGATTACTCGAGGATTTTTACGGAATAATGAGACACTAAGAGGTATTCAACTTCTTCAAGAAATGCTTGCAAGGGGATTTTCTGCTGATGTATCCACCTCCACAGTATTAGTGGAAATGTTGTCTGATGATGGATTAGATCAATCTGTAAAACAAATTCTTAGTGAGTTTCTACAGTAA
- the LOC100248636 gene encoding pentatricopeptide repeat-containing protein At3g04750, mitochondrial: MQRFGRGFRFLSSASASQRVEWDPTVSLALKHATLILLEKCSTRDHFKQILAQIMRINLIGQTFPMSRLILFSAITHPENLDMAVLLFRHHTPHPNLYIYNTMISALSLSLNQSFAFYNSLLSSCIYPNRSTFLFLLQASKFLSQVMQIHCHAIITGSFYYGYLQNTLMKIYLENEKMGLAYQVFQQMAAPDAVSFNIMIFGYAKKGHNIEALKFLHEMVGLGLKPDEFTMLGLLICCGRLGDAQLGKSVHAWIERRGLIKSSNLILNNALLDMYVKCKELRIAQSIFNVIVRKDTISWNTMIAGYAKVGNLEIAHNFFEDMPCRDLVSWNSIIAGYAQKGDCLMVQRLFENMVAENIWPDFVTIINLVSAAAEIGALHHGRWIHGWVVRMQMKIDAFLGSAFIDMYWKCGSIKRACMVFREVTEKDVTVWTTMITGFAFHGYGSKALQLFYEMQEYVMPNQVTFVAVLTACSHSGFVSQGLRIFNSMKERYGIEPGVEHYGCLVDLLGRSGRFSEVKDVIEMMPMKPSRSIWGAVLSACRAYGNIEIAEIAGKELLKLEPEKEGGYVLLSNIYATSGRWKHSDKIREIMESRGVKKTAGCSSVVVDGIIHEFVAADKRHPRWIEIQSILFCLKSEMKLGTDFLLEYLQPWCSC; this comes from the coding sequence ATGCAACGTTTTGGGCGTGGTTTCCGCTTTCTTAGTTCAGCTTCAGCAAGCCAGAGGGTGGAGTGGGATCCAACTGTGTCCCTTGCTCTTAAGCATGCCACCCTTATTCTTCTTGAGAAGTGCAGTACAAGGGATCATTTCAAACAGATCTTGGCTCAAATAATGAGGATAAATCTTATTGGTCAAACATTTCCAATGAGCAGGCTTATTTTGTTCTCAGCAATTACACACCCTGAGAATTTAGACATGGCTGTCCTCCTCTTCCGTCATCATACTCCTCATCCCAATCTCTACATTTATAACACCATGATCTCAGCCTTGTCCCTATCATTGAATCAGTCATTTGCCTTCTATAATTCCTTGCTCAGCTCTTGCATTTACCCCAATAGAAGTACCTTCCTTTTCTTACTCCAAGCCTCCAAATTTTTATCACAAGTGATGCAAATCCACTGCCATGCGATTATTACAGGTTCCTTCTACTATGGTTACTTGCAAAACACCCTCATGAAGATTTATTTGGAGAATGAGAAAATGGGGCTTGCTTATCAGGTGTTCCAACAGATGGCTGCACCAGATGCTGTATCATTCAATATTATGATTTTTGGATATGCCAAGAAGGGGCACAATATAGAAGCACTTAAATTTCTCCATGAGATGGTGGGTTTGGGCCTTAAACCTGATGAATTTACCATGTTGGGTCTACTTATTTGCTGTGGGCGGTTAGGAGATGCACAATTAGGCAAGTCAGTTCATGCATGGATTGAGCGCAGAGGGTTGATCAAGTCTTCGAATTTGATCTTGAATAATGCTCTTCTGGATATGTATGTCAAGTGCAAGGAGTTGAGGATTGCCCAAAGTATTTTTAATGTCATAGTGAGGAAGGATACCATTTCTTGGAACACAATGATTGCTGGATATGCTAAGgttggaaatttagaaattgccCACAATTTCTTTGAAGATATGCCTTGCAGAGACCTTGTTTCTTGGAACTCGATAATTGCTGGGTATGCCCAGAAGGGGGATTGTTTGATGGTacaaagattatttgaaaacatggtTGCTGAGAATATTTGGCCTGATTTTGtcacaattattaatttagtttctgCTGCTGCGGAGATTGGAGCTCTGCACCATGGTAGATGGATCCATGGTTGGGTGGTCAGGATGCAAATGAAAATAGATGCTTTTTTGGGTTCGGCTTTCATAGACATGTATTGGAAGTGTGGGAGCATCAAAAGAGCTTGCATGGTTTTCAGGGAGGTTACTGAAAAAGATGTAACTGTGTGGACAACAATGATCACAGGATTTGCATTCCATGGTTATGGAAGCAAAGCTTTACAACTATTCTATGAGATGCAGGAATACGTAATGCCAAATCAGGTGACTTTTGTTGCTGTTCTCACTGCTTGTAGTCATAGTGGATTTGTGAGTCAAGGCCTTAGAATTTTCAATAGTATGAAGGAAAGATATGGTATTGAACCAGGAGTTGAGCACTATGGCTGTCTGGTGGATCTTCTAGGCCGTTCAGGGAGGTTTTCCGAAGTCAAAGATGTGATTGAGATGATGCCAATGAAACCAAGTCGGTCCATCTGGGGAGCAGTACTGAGTGCTTGTAGAGCCTATGGAAATATAGAAATAGCAGAGATAGCTGGGAAAGAGCTGCTAAAATTGGAGCCTGAGAAAGAGGGTGGATATGTTTTGTTGTCCAATATATATGCTACTAGTGGGAGGTGGAAACATTCAGACAAGATCAGAGAAATTATGGAAAGTCGAGGAGTGAAGAAGACTGCTGGTTGCAGTAGTGTTGTTGTTGATGGAATTATTCATGAGTTTGTGGCTGCAGATAAGCGGCATCCAAGATGGATAGAGATTCAATCCATTTTGTTCTGTCTGAAAAGTGAAATGAAGTTAGGAACTGATTTTTTGTTGGAGTACTTACAACCATGGTGCTCATGTTGA
- the LOC100258882 gene encoding pentatricopeptide repeat-containing protein At1g62914, mitochondrial, with protein sequence MAFSSPGSGACMLSPPLPFFSSSQNNFHSKSLHFNTLDDALSSFNRLLHMHPPPSIVDFAKLLTSIAKMKHYSTVLSLSTQMDSFGVPPNVYTLNILINSFCHLNRVGFAFSVLAKILKLGHQPDPTTFTTLIRGLCVEGKIGEALHLFDKMIDEGFQPNVVTYGTLINGLCKVGNTSAAIRLLRSMEQGNCQPDVVIYTSIIDSLCKDRQVTEAFNLFSQMVGQGISPDIFTYTSLVHALCNLCEWKHVTTLLNQMVNSKILPDVVIFSTVVDALCKEGKVTEAHEIVDMMIQRGVEPDVVTYTTLMDGHCLQSEMDEAVKVFDMMVRKGFAPDVISYTTLINGYCKIHKIDKAMYLFEEMCRKEWIPDTKTYNTLMHGLCHVGRLQDAIALFHEMVARGQMPDLVTYSILLDSLCKNCHLEEAMALLKAIEASNLNPDIQVYNIIIDGMCRAGELEAARDLFSNLSSKEDDRRYFIFIPEGFDLLGWEFMRCKLKELAKIGEVSKSGTKASRPLGGGHGLSLVRPDLSNVNATKRMATGERKRSEEVWIEVGNEAYTSKLKDLSRFLVGRWDAEDEKGPDLRVVEIWANTQWSFCGKVRVAALRDALFLFEFSNKGDAQRVLQEGSRLLKGVRLSLDW encoded by the exons ATGGCTTTTTCTTCTCCTGGTTCCGGTGCATGCATGCTTTCTCCTCCTCTTCCATTCTTCTCTTCATCACAAAATAACTTTCATTCCAAATCCCTTCATTTTAATACCCTCGATGATGCCCTCTCTTCTTTCAATCGACTGCTTCATATGCATCCTCCTCCCTCCATTGTTGATTTCGCTAAACTTTTAACCTCCATCGCTAAAATGAAACACTACTCCACTGTGCTTTCTCTTTCTACCCAAATGGATTCTTTTGGAGTTCCCCCCAATGTTTACACTCTTAACATCCTCATTAACTCTTTCTGCCATTTGAATCGAGTGGGTTTTGCTTTCTCCGTTTTAGCCAAAATCCTCAAACTTGGGCATCAACCCGACCCTACGACCTTCACCACTCTGATTAGGGGGCTGTGTGTTGAGGGTAAAATTGGTGAAGCCCTCCACTTGTTTGATAAAATGATTGATGAAGGTTTTCAGCCCAACGTGGTTACATATGGAACATTGATAAATGGGTTATGCAAAGTGGGCAACACTAGTGCCGCTATCAGGTTACTTAGAAGTATGGAACAAGGAAATTGTCAGCCTGATGTAGTTATCTATACCTCCATCATTGATAGCCTTTGTAAGGACAGACAAGTAACCGAGGCTTTCAACCTTTTCTCACAGATGGTCGGTCAAGGCATTTCACCTGATATTTTTACTTACACCTCACTAGTTCATGCGCTATGTAATTTGTGTGAGTGGAAACATGTTACAACACTGCTTAATCAAATGGTAAATAGCAAGATACTGCCAGATGTAGTTATCTTTAGTACGGTGGTGGATGCACTCTGTAAAGAAGGAAAGGTCACGGAAGCACATGAGATAGTCGACATGATGATTCAAAGAGGTGTGGAGCCTGATGTAGTCACCTACACTACCTTGATGGATGGACACTGTTTGCAATCTGAAATGGATGAGGCAGTTAAAGTATTTGATATGATGGTTCGTAAGGGATTTGCCCCTGATGTTATCAGCTATACAACTTTGATCAATGGTTATTGCAAGATTCATAAGATAGATAAGGCCATGTATCTCTTTGAAGAAATGTGTCGAAAAGAATGGATTCCTGACACCAAGACTTACAACACTCTTATGCATGGCTTGTGCCATGTGGGAAGACTCCAAGATGCAATAGCACTTTTTCATGAGATGGTAGCTCGTGGCCAAATGCCAGATCTTGTCACTTATAGCATTTTATTGGACTCTCTATGCAAAAATTGTCATCTTGAAGAAGCTATGGCTTTGCTTAAAGCTATTGAAGCTAGTAATTTGAATCCTGATATACAAGTTTATAATATCATCATTGATGGCATGTGTAGGGCTGGTGAACTTGAGGCTGCAAGGGATCTCTTTTCCAATCTCTCCTCCAAAG AGGATGATAGGAGGTACTTCATTTTTATTCCAGAGGGTTTTGACCTTTTGGGTTGGGAATTTATGAGATGTAAGTTGAAGGAGTTAGCTAAAATTGGTGAGGTCTCTAAGAGTGGAACAAAGGCCTCTCGGCCTTTGGGAGGAGGGCATGGACTTTCTCTTGTTAGACCTGATTTAAGCAATGTGAATGCAACTAAGAGAATGGCAACAGGGGAAAGAAAAAGGAGTGAAGAAGTGTGGATTGAAGTTGGAAATGAGGCCTACACCTCGAAGCTGAAAGATCTCAGCCGTTTTTTGGTGGGAAGATGGGATGCGGAGGATGAGAAGGGACCCGACTTAAGGGTGGTGGAGATTTGGGCTAACACCCAGTGGAGCTTCTGTGGTAAAGTGAGGGTAGCTGCATTAAGAGATGCATTGTTCCTTTTTGAATTTTCCAATAAGGGTGATGCTCAAAGAGTGCTTCAGGAGGGGAGTCGCCTGCTCAAGGGGGTTCGCTTATCCCTAGACTGGTGA